One region of Streptomyces sp. CG4 genomic DNA includes:
- a CDS encoding phosphoadenylyl-sulfate reductase, with protein sequence MTMVQQDRTADELRALAEQAGRDLEDASALEILQWAVGTFGAKFCVTSSMEDAVVAHLASRVLKGVDVVFLDTGYHFPETIGTRDAVAAVMDVNVITLTPRQTVAEQDAEYGPKLHDRDPDLCCALRKVKPLEEGLKGYQAWATGLRRDESPTRANTPVVGWDEKRQKVKISPIARWTQDDVDAYVAEHGVLTNPLLMDGYASVGCAPCTRRVLAGEDARAGRWAGRAKTECGLHG encoded by the coding sequence ATGACGATGGTTCAGCAAGACCGTACGGCGGACGAGTTGCGGGCGCTCGCCGAGCAGGCGGGCCGTGACCTGGAGGATGCCTCCGCCCTGGAGATCCTGCAGTGGGCGGTGGGCACCTTCGGCGCGAAGTTCTGCGTCACCTCGTCGATGGAGGACGCCGTCGTCGCCCATCTCGCCTCGCGCGTGCTCAAGGGTGTGGACGTCGTCTTCCTCGACACCGGTTACCACTTCCCGGAGACCATCGGCACCCGCGACGCCGTGGCGGCCGTGATGGACGTCAACGTCATCACGCTCACTCCGCGGCAGACGGTCGCCGAGCAGGACGCCGAGTACGGCCCGAAGCTGCACGACCGCGACCCCGACCTGTGCTGCGCGCTGCGCAAGGTCAAGCCGCTGGAAGAGGGGCTGAAGGGCTACCAGGCGTGGGCGACCGGGCTGCGCCGCGACGAGTCCCCGACCCGGGCGAACACCCCGGTCGTCGGCTGGGACGAGAAGCGGCAGAAGGTCAAGATCTCCCCGATCGCCCGCTGGACGCAGGACGACGTGGACGCCTACGTCGCCGAACACGGTGTCCTCACCAACCCGCTGCTGATGGACGGCTACGCCTCCGTCGGCTGCGCCCCGTGCACCCGGCGGGTCCTTGCGGGCGAGGACGCGCGGGCCGGCCGCTGGGCCGGGCGCGCCAAGACCGAGTGCGGGCTGCACGGATGA
- a CDS encoding ABC transporter ATP-binding protein, whose product MSSQEVTTMATTFAEAAESVDHAARIEHVSKSFPGPGGQQLVLDDISLDVAPGEFVTLLGASGCGKSTLLNLVAGLDRPSAGSITTNGRPALMFQEHALFPWLTAGKNIELALKLRGVPKNERRERAERLLELVRLQGAYGKRVHELSGGMRQRVAMARALAQDSQLLLMDEPFAALDAITRDLLHDELTRIWAETGLSVLFVTHNVREAVRLAQRVVLLSSRPGRVAREWQVDIPQPRRIEDAPVAELSLEITEVLRGEIRRHGQH is encoded by the coding sequence ATGAGTTCCCAGGAGGTGACGACCATGGCCACAACCTTCGCCGAGGCCGCCGAGTCCGTAGACCATGCGGCGCGCATCGAGCACGTCTCGAAGTCCTTTCCGGGACCCGGCGGGCAGCAGCTCGTCCTGGACGACATCAGCCTCGATGTCGCGCCGGGCGAGTTCGTCACCCTCCTGGGAGCCTCGGGCTGCGGCAAGTCGACCTTGCTGAACCTGGTGGCGGGGCTCGACCGGCCCTCCGCCGGCAGCATCACGACCAACGGGCGGCCGGCTCTGATGTTCCAGGAGCACGCCCTGTTCCCGTGGCTGACCGCGGGCAAGAACATCGAACTCGCCCTGAAACTCCGGGGAGTTCCCAAGAACGAGCGGCGCGAGCGGGCCGAGCGCCTCCTCGAACTCGTCCGGCTGCAGGGCGCGTACGGCAAGCGGGTGCACGAGCTGTCCGGCGGCATGCGCCAGCGCGTGGCGATGGCCCGTGCGCTCGCCCAGGACAGTCAACTGCTTCTCATGGACGAGCCGTTCGCCGCGCTGGACGCCATCACCCGTGACCTGCTGCACGACGAACTGACCCGGATCTGGGCGGAGACGGGCCTGTCGGTGCTGTTCGTCACGCACAACGTGCGCGAGGCGGTGCGGCTCGCGCAGCGGGTCGTGCTGCTGTCGTCCCGGCCGGGCCGGGTGGCACGCGAGTGGCAGGTGGACATCCCGCAGCCGCGGCGCATCGAGGACGCGCCGGTCGCCGAACTGTCCCTGGAGATCACCGAAGTCCTGCGTGGGGAGATCCGCCGCCATGGCCAGCACTGA
- a CDS encoding GNAT family N-acetyltransferase yields MSSVPVTTWSLEQTSPGDLLPAAAPEGEVRIVRAEVPSPEFSRFLYASVGGDIRWTDRLGWTYARWQEYLDRPGVETWVAYDRGTPAGYVELEPQDEGAVEIVYFGLIPAFRGRRIGGHLLSYGTARAWDLAERWPRRTPTKRVWLHTCSKDGEFAMDNYRRRGFQLFDTKVELEPDVATPGPWPGARPA; encoded by the coding sequence ATGAGCAGCGTCCCTGTCACCACCTGGTCCCTGGAGCAGACGTCGCCGGGCGACCTCCTGCCGGCCGCGGCGCCCGAGGGCGAGGTCCGGATCGTCCGGGCCGAGGTCCCCTCCCCCGAGTTCAGCCGCTTCCTGTACGCCTCGGTCGGCGGCGACATCCGCTGGACCGACCGGCTCGGCTGGACGTACGCCCGGTGGCAGGAGTATCTGGACCGGCCCGGCGTGGAGACCTGGGTGGCCTACGACCGGGGCACCCCGGCCGGCTATGTGGAGCTGGAGCCACAGGACGAGGGTGCGGTCGAGATCGTCTACTTCGGGCTGATCCCCGCCTTCCGCGGCCGGCGCATCGGCGGCCACCTGCTGTCCTACGGCACGGCGCGCGCCTGGGACCTGGCCGAGCGATGGCCGCGGCGGACGCCGACGAAGCGGGTATGGCTGCACACGTGCAGCAAGGACGGCGAGTTCGCCATGGACAACTATCGGCGGCGCGGCTTCCAGCTGTTCGACACCAAGGTCGAGCTGGAGCCCGACGTGGCCACGCCGGGGCCCTGGCCCGGCGCCCGTCCCGCCTGA
- a CDS encoding aliphatic sulfonate ABC transporter substrate-binding protein — protein sequence MPANRSQLIRRGTAVLAALPLLALAACGYGSHSKNDDSAKVAAGAKKIDGLDSVKIGYFGNLTHATALVGREQGIFQKELGATQPKYQLFNAGPSEIEALNSGAIDIGWIGPSPAINGYTKSDGKSLRIIGGSASGGVKLVVDPKKIKSLQDVKGKRIATPQLGNTQDVAFLNWISSQGWKVDAQSGKGDVSVVRTDNKVTPDAFKSGSIDGAWVPEPTASKLVAEGGKVLLDESSLWPDKKFVITNIIVRQDFLKQHPKAVEAVLKASAETNKWINANPDAAKTAANKQLADDSGKALPAKVLDPAWKSIQFTDDPLAATLDSEAQHAVKAGLLDKPKLDGIYDLTLLNQVLKAEGRPTVSDAGLGVK from the coding sequence GTGCCTGCCAACCGCTCACAGCTCATCCGCCGCGGCACAGCCGTGCTCGCCGCACTCCCCCTGCTCGCACTCGCAGCTTGCGGCTACGGGTCCCATTCCAAGAACGACGACAGCGCCAAGGTGGCCGCCGGGGCCAAGAAGATCGACGGCCTCGACTCTGTGAAGATCGGCTACTTCGGGAACCTCACCCACGCGACCGCGCTGGTCGGCCGGGAACAGGGCATCTTCCAGAAGGAACTGGGCGCCACCCAGCCCAAGTACCAGCTCTTCAACGCGGGCCCGTCCGAGATCGAGGCCCTCAACTCGGGCGCCATCGACATCGGCTGGATCGGCCCCTCCCCCGCGATCAACGGCTACACCAAGTCCGACGGCAAGAGCCTGCGCATCATCGGCGGTTCGGCGTCGGGCGGCGTGAAGCTGGTCGTCGACCCGAAGAAGATCAAGTCCCTGCAGGACGTCAAGGGCAAGAGGATCGCGACCCCGCAGCTGGGCAACACGCAGGACGTGGCGTTCCTCAACTGGATCTCCTCGCAGGGCTGGAAGGTCGACGCGCAGAGCGGCAAGGGCGACGTGTCGGTGGTCCGCACCGACAACAAGGTGACCCCGGACGCCTTCAAGTCCGGCTCCATCGACGGCGCCTGGGTGCCGGAGCCGACCGCGTCGAAGCTGGTCGCCGAGGGCGGCAAGGTGCTGCTGGACGAGTCGTCGCTGTGGCCGGACAAGAAGTTCGTGATCACGAACATCATCGTGCGGCAGGACTTCCTGAAGCAGCACCCGAAGGCCGTCGAGGCGGTCCTGAAGGCCTCGGCCGAGACCAACAAGTGGATCAACGCCAACCCGGACGCGGCGAAGACCGCCGCGAACAAGCAGTTGGCGGACGACTCCGGCAAGGCACTGCCGGCGAAGGTCCTCGACCCGGCGTGGAAGTCCATCCAGTTCACGGACGATCCGCTGGCCGCGACCCTGGACTCCGAGGCGCAGCACGCGGTCAAGGCCGGTCTCCTGGACAAGCCGAAGCTGGACGGCATCTATGACCTCACCCTCCTGAACCAGGTCCTCAAGGCCGAGGGCCGCCCCACCGTCAGCGACGCCGGTCTCGGCGTCAAGTAG
- a CDS encoding ABC transporter permease, with the protein MASTETRTPADAGSVEAGLDALETAVTGRTPFRQTFANKILPPIVATLVVLAVWQALISFKIVGDPTKLPSPADVGNEFKTAWLQGTLLDYIWTSVSRGLLGFLFALAIGTPLGLLVARVKFLRAAIGPVLSGLQSLPSVAWVPPAVIWLGLNNSMMYAVILLGAVPSIANGLVSGIDQVPPLFLRAGRTMGATGLKGAWHIVLPAALPGYLAGLKQGWAFSWRSLMAAEIIASSPDLGIGLGALLENGRNASSMSMVFEAIFLILFVGIAIDLLIFSPLERWVLRSRGLLVKG; encoded by the coding sequence ATGGCCAGCACTGAGACCAGGACCCCCGCGGACGCGGGAAGCGTCGAGGCGGGCCTGGACGCTCTGGAGACCGCCGTCACCGGCCGGACGCCCTTCCGGCAGACCTTCGCCAACAAGATCCTGCCGCCGATCGTCGCCACGCTGGTGGTGCTGGCGGTGTGGCAGGCACTGATCTCCTTCAAGATCGTCGGCGATCCGACGAAGCTGCCCTCGCCCGCCGACGTCGGCAACGAGTTCAAGACCGCCTGGCTGCAGGGCACACTGCTCGACTACATCTGGACCAGCGTCTCGCGCGGTCTGCTGGGCTTCCTGTTCGCGCTGGCCATCGGCACCCCGCTGGGCCTGCTGGTGGCCCGGGTGAAGTTCCTGCGCGCGGCCATAGGTCCGGTGCTCTCCGGTCTGCAGTCGCTGCCGTCGGTGGCATGGGTGCCGCCCGCGGTGATCTGGCTGGGCCTGAACAACTCGATGATGTACGCGGTGATCCTGCTGGGCGCCGTCCCCTCCATCGCCAACGGCCTGGTCTCCGGCATCGACCAGGTGCCGCCGCTGTTCCTGCGGGCGGGCCGCACGATGGGGGCGACCGGCCTGAAGGGCGCCTGGCACATCGTGCTGCCGGCCGCGCTGCCGGGCTATCTGGCGGGCCTGAAGCAGGGCTGGGCCTTCTCCTGGCGTTCGCTGATGGCCGCGGAGATCATCGCCTCCTCCCCCGACCTGGGCATCGGTCTGGGTGCGCTGCTGGAGAACGGCCGCAACGCCAGCTCCATGTCCATGGTGTTCGAGGCGATCTTCCTGATCCTGTTCGTCGGCATCGCCATCGACCTGCTGATCTTCAGCCCGCTGGAGCGGTGGGTGCTGCGCAGCCGCGGCCTGCTGGTGAAGGGCTGA
- a CDS encoding nitrite/sulfite reductase, with amino-acid sequence MAATPPNPAASAPRRKVSRHRGEGQWAVGHFTPLNGNEQFKKDDDGLNVRTRIETIYSKRGFDSIDPNDLRGRMRWWGLYTQRRPGIDGGKTAILEPEELDDEYFMLRVRIDGGRLSTRQLRVIGEISQEFARGTADITDRQNIQLHWIRIEDVPAIWDRLEAVGLSTTEACGDTPRVILGSPVAGIAADEIIDGTPAVEEIHRRIIGNKAFSNLPRKFKSAVSGSPLLDVAHEINDVAFVGVVHPEHGPGFDLWVGGGLSTNPKIGVRLGAWVPLDEVPDVYEGVISIFRDYGYRRLRTRARLKFLVADWGAEKFRQVLEDEYLKRKLTDGPAPAQPVERWRDHVGVHRQQDGRFYVGFAPRVGRVDGTLLAKIADLAEAHGSGRVRTTVEQKMIVLDVEEAQVESLVAGLEALDLSVSPSPFRRGTMACTGIEFCKLAIVETKARGIALIDELERRIPDFDEPITININGCPNACARIQVADIGLKGQLVLNDKGEQVEGFQVHLGGALGLEPGFGRKVRGLKVTSDELPDYVERVLKRYQAEREAGERFATWAARASEEALS; translated from the coding sequence ATGGCCGCCACCCCGCCGAACCCCGCCGCCTCCGCGCCCCGCCGCAAGGTGAGCCGTCACCGTGGTGAGGGTCAGTGGGCCGTGGGTCACTTCACCCCGCTCAACGGCAATGAGCAGTTCAAGAAGGACGATGACGGTCTCAATGTGCGGACACGCATTGAGACGATCTACTCCAAGCGCGGTTTCGACTCGATCGACCCGAACGACCTGCGCGGCCGGATGCGCTGGTGGGGGCTGTACACCCAGCGCCGGCCGGGAATCGACGGCGGCAAGACCGCGATCCTGGAGCCGGAGGAGCTGGACGACGAGTACTTCATGCTGCGGGTGCGCATCGACGGCGGGCGGCTGTCGACGCGGCAGCTGCGGGTGATCGGCGAGATCTCGCAGGAGTTCGCGCGCGGCACCGCGGACATCACCGACCGGCAGAACATCCAGCTGCACTGGATCCGGATCGAGGACGTGCCCGCGATCTGGGACCGGCTCGAGGCGGTCGGCCTGTCCACCACCGAGGCCTGCGGCGACACGCCCCGCGTGATCCTCGGCTCCCCGGTCGCCGGCATCGCCGCGGACGAGATCATCGACGGCACCCCGGCCGTCGAGGAGATCCACCGCCGGATCATCGGCAACAAGGCGTTCTCGAACCTGCCCCGCAAGTTCAAGTCGGCGGTCTCCGGCTCGCCACTGCTGGACGTGGCGCACGAGATCAACGACGTCGCGTTCGTCGGTGTCGTCCACCCCGAGCACGGCCCCGGCTTCGACCTGTGGGTCGGCGGGGGCCTGTCCACCAACCCGAAGATCGGCGTCCGGCTCGGCGCCTGGGTCCCGCTGGACGAGGTCCCGGACGTCTACGAGGGCGTCATCTCGATCTTCCGTGACTACGGCTACCGGCGGCTGCGCACCCGCGCCCGGCTGAAGTTCCTGGTCGCCGACTGGGGCGCGGAGAAGTTCCGCCAGGTGCTGGAGGACGAGTACCTGAAGCGGAAGCTGACCGACGGCCCGGCGCCCGCACAGCCGGTGGAGCGCTGGCGCGATCACGTCGGTGTGCACCGGCAGCAGGACGGCCGGTTCTACGTCGGTTTCGCGCCGCGCGTCGGCCGGGTCGACGGCACACTGCTGGCCAAGATCGCCGATCTCGCCGAGGCACACGGCTCGGGCCGGGTCCGCACCACCGTCGAGCAGAAGATGATCGTGCTGGACGTCGAGGAGGCGCAGGTCGAGTCCCTGGTGGCCGGTCTCGAGGCGCTGGACCTCTCGGTCAGCCCGTCCCCGTTCCGGCGCGGCACGATGGCCTGCACCGGCATCGAGTTCTGCAAGCTCGCCATCGTGGAGACCAAGGCGCGCGGCATCGCGCTGATCGACGAGCTGGAGCGCCGCATCCCGGACTTCGACGAGCCGATCACGATCAACATCAACGGCTGCCCGAACGCCTGCGCCCGTATCCAGGTCGCGGACATCGGTCTCAAGGGCCAGCTGGTCCTGAACGACAAGGGCGAGCAGGTCGAGGGCTTCCAGGTGCACCTCGGCGGCGCACTCGGCCTGGAGCCGGGTTTCGGCCGCAAGGTGCGCGGCCTGAAAGTGACCTCGGACGAGCTGCCCGACTACGTCGAGCGGGTCCTCAAGCGCTACCAGGCCGAGCGCGAGGCCGGCGAGCGGTTCGCCACCTGGGCGGCGCGTGCCTCCGAGGAGGCGCTGTCATGA
- a CDS encoding sulfate adenylyltransferase subunit 1, with translation MSTITTEELSATTLLRFATAGSVDDGKSTLVGRLLHDSKSVLTDQLEAVERASASRGQEAPDLALLTDGLRAEREQGITIDVAYRYFATPRRRFILADTPGHVQYTRNMVTGASTAELTVILVDARNGVVEQTRRHAAIAALLRVPHVVLAVNKMDLVAYEESVFAAIAEEFTAYATELGVPEVTAIPISALAGDNVVEPSAKMDWYGGPTVLEHLETVPVSHDLAHCHARLPVQYVIRPQTAEHPDYRGYAGQIAAGTFRVGDPVTILPSGRTTTISAIDLLGEPVDVAWTTQSVTVLLTDDVDVSRGDLIVPTKDAPATTQDVEATVCHVADAPLTVGHRVLLKHGTRTVKAIVKDIPSRLTLDDLSLHPHPGQLVANDIGRVKIRTAEPLPVDSYADSRRTGSFILIDPSDGTTLTAGMVGESFATPEPVKDAADDDGWDF, from the coding sequence ATGAGCACGATCACGACCGAGGAGCTCTCGGCCACCACCCTGCTGCGGTTCGCCACGGCCGGCTCCGTCGACGACGGCAAGTCCACGCTCGTCGGCCGGCTGCTGCACGACTCCAAGTCGGTCCTCACCGACCAGCTGGAGGCGGTGGAACGGGCCTCCGCGAGCCGCGGCCAGGAGGCCCCGGACCTCGCGCTGCTCACCGACGGCCTGCGGGCGGAGCGTGAGCAGGGCATCACCATCGACGTGGCCTACCGCTACTTCGCCACCCCCCGCCGCCGCTTCATCCTGGCCGACACACCGGGCCATGTGCAGTACACCCGCAACATGGTCACCGGCGCCTCCACCGCCGAGCTGACCGTGATCCTCGTCGACGCCCGCAACGGCGTGGTCGAGCAGACCCGGCGCCACGCCGCGATCGCGGCCCTGCTGCGCGTCCCGCACGTCGTCCTCGCCGTCAACAAGATGGACCTCGTCGCGTACGAGGAGAGCGTGTTCGCCGCGATCGCCGAGGAGTTCACGGCGTACGCGACCGAACTGGGCGTCCCCGAGGTCACCGCCATCCCGATCTCGGCGCTCGCCGGAGACAACGTGGTGGAGCCGTCCGCGAAAATGGACTGGTACGGCGGCCCGACCGTGCTGGAACACCTGGAGACTGTCCCGGTCAGCCACGACCTGGCGCACTGCCACGCCCGGCTGCCCGTGCAGTACGTGATCCGGCCGCAGACCGCCGAGCACCCGGACTACCGGGGCTACGCGGGCCAGATCGCGGCCGGCACGTTCCGCGTCGGCGACCCGGTCACCATCCTGCCCTCCGGCCGCACCACCACCATCTCCGCCATCGACCTCCTCGGCGAACCGGTCGACGTGGCCTGGACCACCCAGTCGGTGACCGTCCTGCTCACGGACGACGTCGACGTCTCGCGCGGCGACCTGATCGTCCCGACCAAGGACGCCCCGGCCACCACACAGGACGTCGAGGCCACGGTCTGCCATGTCGCCGACGCGCCCCTGACCGTCGGCCACCGGGTGCTGCTCAAGCACGGCACCCGCACGGTCAAGGCGATCGTGAAGGACATCCCGTCCCGGCTGACTCTGGACGACCTGTCCCTGCACCCGCACCCGGGACAGCTCGTCGCCAACGACATCGGCCGGGTGAAGATCCGTACCGCCGAGCCGCTTCCGGTGGACTCCTACGCCGACTCGCGCCGCACGGGCTCCTTCATCCTGATCGACCCGAGCGACGGCACCACGCTGACCGCGGGCATGGTCGGCGAGTCGTTCGCCACGCCCGAGCCGGTCAAGGACGCGGCCGACGACGACGGCTGGGACTTCTGA
- a CDS encoding putative leader peptide codes for MSGTGIALVSRRHVDLGRMSSAICPAS; via the coding sequence ATGTCTGGAACTGGAATTGCCTTGGTGAGTCGGCGGCACGTCGACCTCGGCCGCATGTCCAGCGCCATCTGTCCGGCGAGCTGA
- the cysD gene encoding sulfate adenylyltransferase subunit CysD → MTTTVAEAEEGTGAPYALSHLDALESEAVHIFREVAGEFENPVILFSGGKDSILMLHLALKAFAPAAVPFSLLHVDTGHNFPEVLEYRDHVVAAHGLRLHVASVQDYIDRGVLKERPDGTRNPLQTLPLTEKIQAEKFDAVFGGGRRDEEKARAKERVFSLRDEFSQWDPRRQRPELWNLYNGRHAPGEHVRVFPLSNWTELDVWQYIAREDIELPQIYFAHEREVFQRNGMWLTAGEWGGPKDDERVEKRQVRYRTVGDMSCTGAVDSDAVTLDQVITEIAASRLTERGATRADDKLSEAAMEDRKREGYF, encoded by the coding sequence ATGACGACGACCGTTGCCGAGGCCGAGGAGGGTACGGGCGCTCCGTACGCGCTCTCGCACCTGGACGCGCTGGAGTCCGAGGCGGTGCACATCTTCCGCGAGGTGGCGGGCGAGTTCGAGAACCCGGTGATCCTGTTCTCCGGCGGCAAGGACTCCATCCTCATGCTGCACCTGGCGCTGAAGGCGTTCGCGCCGGCGGCCGTGCCGTTCTCGCTGCTCCATGTGGACACGGGACACAACTTCCCTGAGGTTCTTGAGTACCGGGACCATGTGGTGGCTGCCCATGGGCTGCGCCTCCATGTGGCCTCCGTCCAGGACTACATCGACCGCGGTGTGCTGAAGGAACGTCCCGACGGCACCCGCAACCCGCTGCAGACCCTCCCGCTCACGGAGAAGATCCAGGCCGAGAAGTTCGACGCGGTCTTCGGCGGCGGGCGCCGGGACGAGGAGAAGGCCCGCGCCAAGGAGCGGGTGTTCTCACTGCGTGACGAGTTCTCGCAGTGGGACCCGCGCCGCCAGCGGCCCGAGCTGTGGAACCTGTACAACGGCCGGCACGCCCCCGGGGAGCACGTCAGAGTGTTCCCGCTGTCCAACTGGACCGAACTGGACGTGTGGCAGTACATCGCCCGCGAGGACATCGAGCTGCCGCAGATCTACTTCGCGCACGAACGCGAGGTGTTCCAGCGCAATGGGATGTGGCTGACGGCCGGCGAGTGGGGCGGGCCCAAGGACGACGAGCGTGTCGAGAAGCGGCAGGTGCGCTACCGCACCGTCGGCGACATGTCGTGCACCGGCGCCGTCGACTCCGACGCGGTGACCCTGGACCAGGTCATCACCGAGATCGCTGCCTCCCGGCTGACCGAGCGCGGCGCGACCCGTGCCGACGACAAGCTCTCCGAGGCCGCGATGGAAGACCGCAAGCGCGAGGGGTACTTCTAG
- the cysC gene encoding adenylyl-sulfate kinase produces MTSGATVWLTGLPSAGKTTIAHELAGRLRAEGRRVEVLDGDEIREFISAGLGFSREDRHTNVQRIGFVAELLARNGVTALVPVIAPYADSRDAVRKRHQENDTAYVEVHVATPVEVCSVRDVKGLYAKQAAGELTGLTGVDDPYEEPETPDLRIESQHQSVQESAASVHALLTERGLA; encoded by the coding sequence GTGACGAGCGGAGCCACCGTCTGGCTCACGGGTCTGCCGAGCGCCGGCAAGACCACCATCGCGCACGAGCTGGCCGGCCGGCTGCGCGCCGAGGGCCGGCGCGTCGAGGTGCTCGACGGCGACGAGATCCGCGAGTTCATCTCCGCAGGCCTCGGCTTCTCCCGCGAGGACCGGCACACCAACGTGCAGCGGATCGGCTTCGTCGCCGAACTGCTCGCCCGCAACGGCGTCACGGCGCTCGTCCCGGTGATCGCCCCCTACGCGGACAGCCGCGACGCGGTGCGCAAGCGGCATCAGGAGAACGACACGGCATACGTCGAGGTGCATGTGGCGACCCCGGTCGAGGTGTGCTCCGTACGCGATGTGAAGGGCCTGTACGCCAAGCAGGCCGCGGGTGAGCTGACCGGGCTGACCGGGGTCGACGACCCCTACGAGGAGCCCGAGACGCCGGATCTGCGGATCGAGTCGCAGCACCAGAGCGTGCAGGAGTCGGCGGCGTCGGTGCACGCGCTGCTCACCGAGAGGGGACTGGCATGA
- a CDS encoding GAF domain-containing protein, translating into MVNPPLNVARLAAVDATQAARLLSEVRDATLAGQRARIAPRPVIEQSWGRMLRSGVDPDHDFRSGLLSSDEVRRRREESPLRPVLPVLREGLLSVADVAQHIMVVADADGRVLWREGASPVLRKADGLGFELGADWREDVVGTNGVGTPAVVRRPVQVFAAEHFVRSHASWTCTGAPITDPRDGRLIGVVDISGPLETMHPATLAWVDSVAKLAEARLRELHVDALERLRSVAAPVLARLDGRALVVDRDGWSAAVSGMPYVRRVALPKSLAPGRRWLPSLGSCAVEPLAGGWLLRAAEEPLGTVTRIVLDLARPGRSTLTVSGSAGPWSRELSPRHAELLYLLAVHRSGRGAADLAGDLFGDPSRTVTVRAEMSRIRRYFGELLQHRPYRFREDAEIETLLPEDPRDLLPSSTAPAIARRRTGAQGGASGSR; encoded by the coding sequence GTGGTGAACCCGCCGTTGAACGTGGCGCGCCTGGCCGCTGTGGACGCGACACAGGCGGCACGGCTGCTGAGCGAGGTACGCGACGCCACACTTGCCGGTCAGCGTGCGCGGATCGCGCCGCGTCCGGTGATCGAGCAGTCCTGGGGACGGATGCTGCGCAGCGGTGTCGATCCCGATCACGACTTCAGATCCGGCCTGCTGTCCTCCGACGAAGTCCGGCGCCGGCGCGAGGAGTCACCGCTGCGGCCGGTGCTGCCGGTGCTGCGCGAGGGGCTGCTTTCGGTCGCCGACGTGGCGCAGCACATCATGGTCGTCGCGGACGCCGACGGGCGAGTGCTGTGGCGGGAGGGGGCCTCGCCGGTGCTGCGCAAGGCGGACGGCCTGGGTTTCGAACTCGGCGCGGACTGGCGGGAAGACGTCGTCGGCACCAACGGCGTGGGCACCCCTGCGGTCGTACGACGGCCCGTACAGGTCTTCGCCGCCGAGCACTTCGTCCGCTCGCACGCCTCCTGGACCTGCACGGGCGCGCCGATCACCGACCCGAGGGACGGGCGGCTGATCGGGGTCGTGGACATCAGCGGACCGCTGGAGACGATGCATCCGGCGACCCTCGCCTGGGTGGACTCGGTGGCCAAGCTGGCCGAGGCGCGGCTGCGGGAACTGCATGTGGACGCTCTGGAGCGGCTGCGGTCGGTGGCGGCGCCGGTGCTGGCCCGGCTGGACGGGCGGGCGCTGGTGGTGGACCGCGACGGCTGGTCGGCCGCCGTGTCCGGGATGCCGTACGTGCGGCGGGTGGCGCTGCCCAAGTCGCTGGCGCCGGGGCGCCGGTGGCTGCCGTCGCTGGGTTCGTGCGCGGTGGAGCCGCTGGCCGGGGGCTGGTTGCTGCGGGCGGCGGAGGAGCCGCTCGGCACCGTCACGCGGATCGTGCTGGACCTGGCCAGGCCGGGCCGCAGTACGCTGACGGTGTCCGGTTCGGCGGGGCCCTGGTCGCGTGAACTGAGCCCGCGGCATGCCGAGTTGCTGTATCTACTCGCCGTGCACCGCTCCGGCCGGGGTGCGGCGGACCTGGCCGGGGATCTGTTCGGAGATCCGTCACGCACGGTGACGGTGCGGGCCGAGATGTCGCGGATCCGGCGGTACTTCGGGGAACTTCTCCAGCATCGGCCGTATCGTTTCCGCGAGGACGCGGAGATCGAGACGCTGCTCCCCGAGGACCCTCGTGACCTGCTGCCTTCCTCGACGGCACCGGCGATCGCGCGACGGCGGACAGGCGCACAGGGCGGCGCGTCCGGGTCCCGGTGA